Proteins encoded together in one Falco peregrinus isolate bFalPer1 chromosome 2, bFalPer1.pri, whole genome shotgun sequence window:
- the TRAPPC11 gene encoding trafficking protein particle complex subunit 11 isoform X2, whose product MTPTQWDFPVELCCRPMAFVTLTGLDVVYNAVHRAVWDAFCANRRADRVPISFKVLPGDHEYPKCRTKRTSYEWYIPKGILKTGWMNKHLNLVPALVVVFYELDWDEPQWKEKQLECATRVEIVRQSLQGRNTKVAVVLIQKKTPLPPGEDVIASERAAALCNACDLSGKSLFVLPHTDHLVGYIIRLENAFYEHAQTYYYTEIRRVKSHKEFLNKTTHQLLFVRHQFKIAFFSELKQDTQNALKNYRTAYNLVHELRAHETNMLEIKTMAGFINYKICRLCFQHNTPLDAIAQFRKHIDLCKKKIGSAELAFEHAAWMSKQFQAFGDLFDEAIKLGLTAIQTQNPGFYYQQAAYYAQERKQLASMLCNHDSSVIYPSPDPLETQTGVLDFYGQRPWRQGILSFDFSDPEKEKMGILSLQLKEKNVLHSELIITLLSNAVAQFKKYKCPRMKSHLMVQMGEEYYYAKDYAKALKLLDYVMCEYRSEGWWTLLTSILTTALKCSYLMAQLKDYITYSLELLGRASTLKEDQKSQIEKNLMKVLMNESPDPEPDCDAVAVKASQKLWADRVSLAGSNIFTIEVQDFIPFVQCKAKFLAPSFHVDVPVQFDVYLRADCPHPIRFSKLCISFNNQDYNQYCVVEEAYQKSDILEHSSQGTMCLVPGRTRKFTFKFVAKTEDVGKKIEITSVDLILGSESGRCVVLNWRGGGGDAASSQEALQAARSFRRRPKLPDNEVHWDSLTIQASTMIISRVPNISVQLRHEPPALTNEMYCLIVTIQSHEETVAKDVKLTAGLKPGQDANLTQKTQVTLHGTDACDDSFPALLPDIPVGDLQPGEKLEKPIYIRCGTVGARMFLVYVSYLVNTVVEGKEIICKCHRDETVTIETVFPFDVAVKFVSTKLEHLDRVFADLPFLLMTDILSASPWPLTIVTSQLQLSASMTPVDQLESYVENDR is encoded by the exons ATGACCCCGACGCAGTGGGACTtcccggtggagctgtgctgccGGCCCATGGCGTTTGTCACCCTCACCGGCTTGGATGTGGTGTATAACGCCGTGCACCGGGCCGTGTGGGACGCCTTCTGCGCCAACCGGAGGGCCGACCGCGTCCCCATCTCCTTCAAAGTGCTTCCCGGCGACCACGAGTACCCCAAGTGCAGGACGAAG AGGACGTCCTATGAATGGTATATTCCAAAAGGAATCCTGAAGACTGGTTGGATGAACAAACACCTGAATTTGGTTCCAGCACTTGTGGTGGTGTTCTATGAACTAGACTGGGATGAGCCACAATGGAAAGAGAAGCAGTTGGAATGTGCTACTCGAGTTGAAATTGTCAG gCAAAGTTTGCAGGGAAGAAATACGAAAGTTGCCGTGGttttgattcagaaaaaaacaccattaCCTCCAG GTGAAGATGTTATTGCATCAGAGAGGGCAGCGGCTTTATGTAATGCTTGTGACCTTTCTGGAAAATCCCTCTTTGTACTTCCACACACTGATCATCTTGTTGGCTATATTATAAG GTTGGAAAATGCTTTCTACGAGCATGCACAGACTTACTATTATACAGAAATACGAAGAGTTAAATCTCATAAGGAGTTCTTGAACAAAACCACTCATCAG cttttatttgTTAGACACCAGTTCAAAATAGCATTCTTCAGTGAGCTGAAACAGGATACGCAGAATGCTCTCAA GAATTACAGAACTGCCTATAATCTTGTCCATGAATTGAGGGCTCATGAAACAAACATGCTGGAAATCAAGACTATGGCAGGATTTATAAACTACAAG ATCTGTCGCCTCTGCTTTCAGCATAATACTCCACTGGATGCAATTGCTCAGTTCAGGAAACATATTGActtgtgcaagaaaaaaataggaagtgCAGAACTGGCTTTTGAGCATGCTGCCTGGATGTCTAAACA gtttcAGGCTTTTGGTGACTTGTTTGATGAAGCGATTAAGCTGGGATTGACAGCAATTCAAACTCAGAATCCAGGTTTCTATTACCAGCAGGCAGCCTACTATGCACAGGAACGGAAACAACTAGCAAGTATGCTTTGTAACCATGAT TCCTCTGTGATATATCCCAGTCCGGATCCCCTGGAAACACAAACTGGAGTGCTTGATTTCTATGGGCAAAGACCATGGCGGCAGGGAATATTAA gctttgatttttctgatcCTGAAAAGGAGAAGATGGGAATTCTATCCCTACagttgaaagagaaaaatgtccTTCACTCG GAGCTAATAATCACTTTGTTGAGTAATGCTGTGGCGCAGttcaagaaatacaaatgtCCAAGAATGAAAAGTCATTTAA tggTTCAAATGGGAGAAGAATATTACTACGCTAAAGACTATGCCAAAGCTTTGAA GCTCTTGGATTATGTTATGTGTGAATATCGCAGTGAAGGATGGTGGACTCTTCTCACTTCCATATTGACGACAGCTCTCAAATGTTCATATTTAATGGCCCAGCTAAAAGATTATATAACGTACTCTTTAGAACTACTTGGTAGAG cATCTACTCTTAAAGAAGATCAGAAAtcacaaatagaaaaaaatctgatgaaaGTTCTAATG AATGAAAGCCCTGATCCTGAACCTGATTGTGATGCAGTTGCTGTTAAAGCATCACAAAAATTGTGGGCTGACCGTGTTTCCTTGGCAGGCAGTAATATTTTTACAATAGAAGTCCAAGATTTTATACCATTTG tgcaATGCAAAGCGAAATTTCTTGCTCCTAGTTTTCATGTTGATGTTCCTGTGCAGTTTGATGTGTATTTGAGAGCTGATTGTCCTCATCCTATCAGGTTTTCGAAGCTCTGCATCAGTTTCAATAATCAG GATTACAACCAATACTGTGTGGTAGAAGAAGCCTATCAAAAAAGTGATATTCTAGAACACTCATCGCAAGGAACGATGTGCTTAGTCCCTGGCAGAACGAGAAAGTTCACTTTCAAATTCGTTGCAAAAACTGAAGATGTAGGAAAGAAGATTGAG ATCACCTCTGTGGATTTGATCCTGGGAAGCGAATCTGGCCGATGTGTGGTACTGAACTGGCGTGGGGGAGGTGGAGATGCTGCTTCGTCTCAAGAAGCATTGCAGGCAGCACGATCCTTCAGGCGAAGACCTAAGCTTCCAGATAATGAAGTGCACTGGGACAGTTTGACTATTCAGGCAAGCACTAT gattATTTCTAGAGTGCCAAACATTTCTGTTCAGCTCCGTCATGAACCTCCTGCCCTGACTAATGAAATGTATTGTTTGATTGTGACAATCCAGTCACATGAGGAGACAGTGGCCAAAGATGTTAAGCTTACAGCGGGTCTAAAGCCAG GGCAAGATGCCAACCTGACTCAGAAAACTCAAGTGACTCTTCATGGAACAGATGCATGTGATGACTCCTTTCCTGCACTGCTTCCCGATATCCCTGTAGGAGACTTGCAACCAGGGGAAAAG ctggaaaaaCCAATATACATTCGTTGTGGAACAGTTGGTGCAAGAATGTTTCTGGTTTACGTTTCTTACTTAGTCAACACTGTCGTTGAGGGGAAAGAAATCATCTGCAAGTGCCACCGG GATGAAACTGTAACCATAGaaacagtatttccttttgACGTTGCTGTCAAATTTGTCTCCACGAAG TTGGAGCACTTGGACAGAGTATTTGCAGATTTACCATTTTTACTGATGACTGACATCCTGAGTGCCTCTCCTTGGCCTCTCACTATTGTAACCAGCCAGTTACAGCTGTCAGCTTCCATGACCCCAGTAGATCAACTGGAATCTTACGTGGAGAATG ACAGGTGA
- the TRAPPC11 gene encoding trafficking protein particle complex subunit 11 isoform X1, whose product MTPTQWDFPVELCCRPMAFVTLTGLDVVYNAVHRAVWDAFCANRRADRVPISFKVLPGDHEYPKCRTKRTSYEWYIPKGILKTGWMNKHLNLVPALVVVFYELDWDEPQWKEKQLECATRVEIVRQSLQGRNTKVAVVLIQKKTPLPPGEDVIASERAAALCNACDLSGKSLFVLPHTDHLVGYIIRLENAFYEHAQTYYYTEIRRVKSHKEFLNKTTHQLLFVRHQFKIAFFSELKQDTQNALKNYRTAYNLVHELRAHETNMLEIKTMAGFINYKICRLCFQHNTPLDAIAQFRKHIDLCKKKIGSAELAFEHAAWMSKQFQAFGDLFDEAIKLGLTAIQTQNPGFYYQQAAYYAQERKQLASMLCNHDSSVIYPSPDPLETQTGVLDFYGQRPWRQGILSFDFSDPEKEKMGILSLQLKEKNVLHSELIITLLSNAVAQFKKYKCPRMKSHLMVQMGEEYYYAKDYAKALKLLDYVMCEYRSEGWWTLLTSILTTALKCSYLMAQLKDYITYSLELLGRASTLKEDQKSQIEKNLMKVLMNESPDPEPDCDAVAVKASQKLWADRVSLAGSNIFTIEVQDFIPFVQCKAKFLAPSFHVDVPVQFDVYLRADCPHPIRFSKLCISFNNQDYNQYCVVEEAYQKSDILEHSSQGTMCLVPGRTRKFTFKFVAKTEDVGKKIEITSVDLILGSESGRCVVLNWRGGGGDAASSQEALQAARSFRRRPKLPDNEVHWDSLTIQASTMIISRVPNISVQLRHEPPALTNEMYCLIVTIQSHEETVAKDVKLTAGLKPGQDANLTQKTQVTLHGTDACDDSFPALLPDIPVGDLQPGEKLEKPIYIRCGTVGARMFLVYVSYLVNTVVEGKEIICKCHRDETVTIETVFPFDVAVKFVSTKLEHLDRVFADLPFLLMTDILSASPWPLTIVTSQLQLSASMTPVDQLESYVENVVLQTGESASECFCLRCPPVTNASGVATGCYIISWKRSSPVESVPVVSTVITLPHVIVESIPLHVNADLPSFGRVRESLPVRYHLQNKTNLVQDVEVSVEPSDAFMFSGLKQIRLRILPGTQQEMLYNFYPLMAGYQQLPSLHVNLLRFPNFTNQLLRRFIPTHIFVKPQGRRADDNSIAAA is encoded by the exons ATGACCCCGACGCAGTGGGACTtcccggtggagctgtgctgccGGCCCATGGCGTTTGTCACCCTCACCGGCTTGGATGTGGTGTATAACGCCGTGCACCGGGCCGTGTGGGACGCCTTCTGCGCCAACCGGAGGGCCGACCGCGTCCCCATCTCCTTCAAAGTGCTTCCCGGCGACCACGAGTACCCCAAGTGCAGGACGAAG AGGACGTCCTATGAATGGTATATTCCAAAAGGAATCCTGAAGACTGGTTGGATGAACAAACACCTGAATTTGGTTCCAGCACTTGTGGTGGTGTTCTATGAACTAGACTGGGATGAGCCACAATGGAAAGAGAAGCAGTTGGAATGTGCTACTCGAGTTGAAATTGTCAG gCAAAGTTTGCAGGGAAGAAATACGAAAGTTGCCGTGGttttgattcagaaaaaaacaccattaCCTCCAG GTGAAGATGTTATTGCATCAGAGAGGGCAGCGGCTTTATGTAATGCTTGTGACCTTTCTGGAAAATCCCTCTTTGTACTTCCACACACTGATCATCTTGTTGGCTATATTATAAG GTTGGAAAATGCTTTCTACGAGCATGCACAGACTTACTATTATACAGAAATACGAAGAGTTAAATCTCATAAGGAGTTCTTGAACAAAACCACTCATCAG cttttatttgTTAGACACCAGTTCAAAATAGCATTCTTCAGTGAGCTGAAACAGGATACGCAGAATGCTCTCAA GAATTACAGAACTGCCTATAATCTTGTCCATGAATTGAGGGCTCATGAAACAAACATGCTGGAAATCAAGACTATGGCAGGATTTATAAACTACAAG ATCTGTCGCCTCTGCTTTCAGCATAATACTCCACTGGATGCAATTGCTCAGTTCAGGAAACATATTGActtgtgcaagaaaaaaataggaagtgCAGAACTGGCTTTTGAGCATGCTGCCTGGATGTCTAAACA gtttcAGGCTTTTGGTGACTTGTTTGATGAAGCGATTAAGCTGGGATTGACAGCAATTCAAACTCAGAATCCAGGTTTCTATTACCAGCAGGCAGCCTACTATGCACAGGAACGGAAACAACTAGCAAGTATGCTTTGTAACCATGAT TCCTCTGTGATATATCCCAGTCCGGATCCCCTGGAAACACAAACTGGAGTGCTTGATTTCTATGGGCAAAGACCATGGCGGCAGGGAATATTAA gctttgatttttctgatcCTGAAAAGGAGAAGATGGGAATTCTATCCCTACagttgaaagagaaaaatgtccTTCACTCG GAGCTAATAATCACTTTGTTGAGTAATGCTGTGGCGCAGttcaagaaatacaaatgtCCAAGAATGAAAAGTCATTTAA tggTTCAAATGGGAGAAGAATATTACTACGCTAAAGACTATGCCAAAGCTTTGAA GCTCTTGGATTATGTTATGTGTGAATATCGCAGTGAAGGATGGTGGACTCTTCTCACTTCCATATTGACGACAGCTCTCAAATGTTCATATTTAATGGCCCAGCTAAAAGATTATATAACGTACTCTTTAGAACTACTTGGTAGAG cATCTACTCTTAAAGAAGATCAGAAAtcacaaatagaaaaaaatctgatgaaaGTTCTAATG AATGAAAGCCCTGATCCTGAACCTGATTGTGATGCAGTTGCTGTTAAAGCATCACAAAAATTGTGGGCTGACCGTGTTTCCTTGGCAGGCAGTAATATTTTTACAATAGAAGTCCAAGATTTTATACCATTTG tgcaATGCAAAGCGAAATTTCTTGCTCCTAGTTTTCATGTTGATGTTCCTGTGCAGTTTGATGTGTATTTGAGAGCTGATTGTCCTCATCCTATCAGGTTTTCGAAGCTCTGCATCAGTTTCAATAATCAG GATTACAACCAATACTGTGTGGTAGAAGAAGCCTATCAAAAAAGTGATATTCTAGAACACTCATCGCAAGGAACGATGTGCTTAGTCCCTGGCAGAACGAGAAAGTTCACTTTCAAATTCGTTGCAAAAACTGAAGATGTAGGAAAGAAGATTGAG ATCACCTCTGTGGATTTGATCCTGGGAAGCGAATCTGGCCGATGTGTGGTACTGAACTGGCGTGGGGGAGGTGGAGATGCTGCTTCGTCTCAAGAAGCATTGCAGGCAGCACGATCCTTCAGGCGAAGACCTAAGCTTCCAGATAATGAAGTGCACTGGGACAGTTTGACTATTCAGGCAAGCACTAT gattATTTCTAGAGTGCCAAACATTTCTGTTCAGCTCCGTCATGAACCTCCTGCCCTGACTAATGAAATGTATTGTTTGATTGTGACAATCCAGTCACATGAGGAGACAGTGGCCAAAGATGTTAAGCTTACAGCGGGTCTAAAGCCAG GGCAAGATGCCAACCTGACTCAGAAAACTCAAGTGACTCTTCATGGAACAGATGCATGTGATGACTCCTTTCCTGCACTGCTTCCCGATATCCCTGTAGGAGACTTGCAACCAGGGGAAAAG ctggaaaaaCCAATATACATTCGTTGTGGAACAGTTGGTGCAAGAATGTTTCTGGTTTACGTTTCTTACTTAGTCAACACTGTCGTTGAGGGGAAAGAAATCATCTGCAAGTGCCACCGG GATGAAACTGTAACCATAGaaacagtatttccttttgACGTTGCTGTCAAATTTGTCTCCACGAAG TTGGAGCACTTGGACAGAGTATTTGCAGATTTACCATTTTTACTGATGACTGACATCCTGAGTGCCTCTCCTTGGCCTCTCACTATTGTAACCAGCCAGTTACAGCTGTCAGCTTCCATGACCCCAGTAGATCAACTGGAATCTTACGTGGAGAATG TTGTTTTACAGACAGGTGAGAGTGCCAGTGAGTGCTTTTGCCTTCGATGTCCTCCAGTTACTAATGCTAGTGGAGTGGCAACTGGATGTTATATCATTTCTTGGAAGAG aagttCACCTGTGGAAAGTGTACCTGTCGTTAGTACAGTCATCACTCTACCACATGTGATTGTAGAGAGCATTCCCCTCCATGTTAATGCAG atCTGCCATCGTTTGGTCGAGTCCGAGAGTCTCTGCCTGTCAGATATCACCTGCAAAATAAGACCAACTTAGTCCAGGATGTGGAGGTGTCAGTGGAACCCAGTGATGCCTTCATGTTCTCTGGCCTCAAACAG atCCGATTAAGAATCCTTCCTGGCACACAGCAGGAAATGTTATATAACTTCTATCCTCTGATGGCTGGATACCAGCAGTTACCATCTCTTCACGTCAACTTGCTGCGATTCCCAAACTTCACTAATCAGTTGCTCAGACGATTCATACCAACGCACATTTTCGTAAAG cCTCAGGGTCGTCGAGCAGATGATAACTCGATTGCAGCTGCGTAA